In the Streptomyces spororaveus genome, CGGCGGCGGAGTGGGCGCGGCCTGCAGGACGTTCTTCAGGTTGTGCGTCTTGCGCAGTTCGGGGTCCTTGGCGACCAGCGACGAGGGCTCCTGCCCCGGGTCGTTGTAGCCGGACAGGGAGACGGCAGCGCTGTAGCGGTCGGGGTGGGCGATCGCGAGCTTGGCCGCGCAGTAGGCGCCGGCCGAGTAGCCGGCCACGCCCCAGGTGCGGGCCTCGTCCGAGGCCCGGAAGTTGTCGACGACCATCTTGCGGACGTCGACGCTGAACCAGCTGTCCGCGTTGACCTTGCCGGGGATGTTGGCGCAGCCGGTGTCGCCGTTGCCGAGCAGCATGGCGCGCGGTGAGACCAGGATGAACGGCTGCACCTTGCCGCTCTTCATCATCGGCTCCAGCACCTCGTGCGCCTTGAGCCCCTGGAACCAGGACTTGCCCGTGCCCGGTATGCCGGGTATCAGCTCGACCACCGGGAACTTCTTGTCCTTGTAGGCCGGGTCGTCGTACTGCGGCGGCAGCCACACCATGACGTCGCCCTTGACCCCGGAGATCTTGCCGTCGAGCTCGGTCTTCCTGACCCGGCCGCCCAGCCCCTCCACGGGCTGGAACTCCTGCTTGACCTTCGGCGCCTCTTCGACCTTCTTGCCGCCGAGCCCGTCCGGGCCGAGGTCGGGGGCGGCCGTGACGTACTTGCCGGTCCCGAACAGGTCGCTCCAGGACGCGTAGAAGTGCTCGGCCCGGTTGACCGCGACGAACACCACGGCGACGGCCGTGACCTGAGCGAACACCACCATCAGCGCGCGCAGCAC is a window encoding:
- a CDS encoding alpha/beta hydrolase, coding for MSLTGTPFFATVIALTAMAVVLPLAVWSKVRGPAAVRTVLRALMVVFAQVTAVAVVFVAVNRAEHFYASWSDLFGTGKYVTAAPDLGPDGLGGKKVEEAPKVKQEFQPVEGLGGRVRKTELDGKISGVKGDVMVWLPPQYDDPAYKDKKFPVVELIPGIPGTGKSWFQGLKAHEVLEPMMKSGKVQPFILVSPRAMLLGNGDTGCANIPGKVNADSWFSVDVRKMVVDNFRASDEARTWGVAGYSAGAYCAAKLAIAHPDRYSAAVSLSGYNDPGQEPSSLVAKDPELRKTHNLKNVLQAAPTPPPVSLWMSGAEQDGYLSGTDLKAIAKSPTAVHAEKVVGGHNLESWSKQLPQTFGWLSGIVKAP